The stretch of DNA CCTTTGTTTTGACGGCGTATGACGGGTGAGTTGCAACCGGCGAAGACGGCGAGCAAGATGCAGAGGCGTGTGGCATGCCGcgttcttttttttttcttcccGCAAGATGTGCAGAggacgagggtgggggggggggggggggggggggggggggggggggggggggagggggacaGAAGATTTGTGCGGGATCGCACGGTTGGTCACGCACATATCGGGCCGCTAGCGACAGACCGGCCGAAAGTTAGGCCGGCGCACCGGCGCCTATCGGTGCCCTTATATATTTAGGCAGGGGGAAGCAGTATAGTACGGTAGATTGACTAGTAGCACCACAGTTTTTTCTTCCGGGCAGAAACGAGCTTAGAAAAAGACTTTGGAGAGAGATGTAGTACGTACCCATCTGTCCGAAAGTTTGAGGAAAGGCCGGTCGGTGCGTCGTAAAAATCAGCCTTCGTCAAACGCGGAGCGCGACAAATGGAGGCGAAACTCATCCCGCACTTAACCACCGGCCCGTGCACGCCCGCGTCCCGTGCGCGTGTCAGTCCAGTCCAACGCCACCCGGATCCGATCTCGTCGGATAGCTGCGTGTGCTGGACTCAGAACCAAGAAGCGCTCGCTCCATCGGCCGCCAGCCGGCCACGCAGTCCCATTCCCATTCCCACTCCCAGCGAAGCTCCGTCCGCCCGCCGGTGAAAACGTCTCGCCAGAATAAAACACGCGCACCAGCAGCAGTTCGGCAGCTCACCAGACAAACATTCTTCCTCCCCTCTCTCCGTCGCGTGGCTCCGGTCACCGCGCGCGCCGCGACAGACAAAGAAGGCCAAACCGACCGGAGGCCGCAATCCTTCCCGTTCCACTCGGCGATGGACACGGCGGCCGCGCCGAGGCGGCACCAGCAGCACCCGGCGCTGGGCGGTGGGCGGCGTAGGGGGCGGCGCGGGGGCGCGGCGCCGGTGCGGTGCTCCGGCTCGCCGGCGCAGGAGTTCGCGGCGCTGGCGTCGGTGTTCCGGCGGCGGCTGGTGGTGGGGGCGAGCACGGCGGCGGCCGCGGCCGTGGGGGCCAACTTCGGGGGCGTCACCAGCTTCCTCCTCGGCCTCTCCCCGGAGCTCGGCCGCTCGCTCCGGCTCGACGTGCTCTACCCCGTCGGCGGATTCACCCGCTGCCTCGACTCCGACAGCGGATTCGGTACCGACTTCCCCACCACCAGTAGCTTAGTTTTGCTTCTTCTGCTCGTTTATCAACAGGCAACAATCATTCATGTATTCATGCTCTGTGACTGAGTGCATTTCTGAATTAGAATGCGTGGTAGCATTGGCAACTCAAGATTTGTTCAGAATGAGATTAGCAATTACACACTTCACACCGAGACTTTCTCACCGCACGTTTACAATGCTTGACACTGATAGCATTAGCAACTCGAAGCACTTCTCAGAATAAAATTGGTAGGAGTAACCAGCCACGAAAGAGGAAAAAATAAATGTGTCGATTTGAGAAAAGCTGATTTGACTGGCATTCTGGCAAATTGGTGTTCGGTCCGGGTTGATGCTCCTGCCATCAGCCACCAAATAAAATTCAAGGTAACCCTGGTTGTGCATGTTGCTATCAAATTGCAACTTTATGCCCCCACCAAAAAAGCACAAAAACTAGTGATGCCAAGAAGGTGTGTTGTGTTCACATCCCACCCACAGAAAAATGAAGAAAAGCGTGTAAATTCGGAATTATTACATCGGCATATTCCATGCTCACTTGAAGAGAGAAAAAAAAGACAGATTAGATTAACCAGGCCTTTTTCTTCTGGTTGGTTCTGGAATTTGACATCGAAGGGCAGAGAGGCACCTTCAGTTTAGACATTTCCCTGCATTTTCTTCCAAAAATCGAACCCTGTCCTTTGTGCCACAAATTAGCCATCTCCTTGTTCTGGTTGGTTCTGGTCTTCTGGAATATGGCATTGAGGGGCAGAGGGGCACCTTCAGTTAGACATTTCCCTATATTTTTTTTCTACTGAAAAATGATTTTGGTCCTTCGTGCCACAAGCATGAGTGGCTACAAAAAATGTGGTCCTTGCAGCTACAGCCCACTACATCCAtctgctatatcatgcctccaaTGGGATTGTATGGGTAGATTATGAGCTATCTGGCGCTGCATTTAGGGCCTGACACCTGTGCTCCATGTCATCTTGACCGATCGTCTATGCCATCTGGTTCTCAACAAGATAACAAGTTTTGGTGGTTTGTTCTGTCGAATGTTTTCCCTGGCTGAGAAGGATACCACAAGTGTGGATCCTTCATCTTCTTTTTTAGATGTGTCAATAACATTTATCATCTGCAATATCTTCTGTGAAGTAGTGTACATATGCCGATTTATGCCAGATTATTAACTTTAAAGTCTCTGAACTCCTCTGCAGAGTTCATCTATCCAGCAAACTGGGTTGGAGACCAGACAATACTATACAATCAAATTAAGAAAGCAGAGCTGCAGAGATCACTAGACCCTCCGCCGTTGACAAATGGGAGTTCTCCATCTCGACCTCGGAACGTCAGTGGACCGGTGGCGGCTTTTGGCCCTCCGGGATCCAACGGGGAGCTCAATGTCAGCGTCATTGTGTCGACCGTTCCACAAGACTTCTCGTAAGTATACATATATGTGATTTCGGTTTCTTATTGAAATGAGCATTAGCATTTCTATCTTAGCGAAGGAATCTTCCTGCTGCTTTAATAGTAAACTTGAGTTCATGTTTGAAACATGATCATAAAATTCCTGTCACATTAACGAGTTACTCTTCCACTGAAAATGAGTAGAGTGTACCGCTATTATGTCATAGTGTTCTCTAAAGTAGCATTGAAATTCTTGGAACAGGATCGAGTCTTTCGGCGGTCCTAAAGATGTTGGGGAAGTGGTGCTGAGAAGGATCGCAAGGACAAAACGGAACCCAGATATCAGTGCTACTCTTATTGATGCTGCATTGAGAGAAGACACCGTGAACAATGTGAAATACTACAAGCTGGAGTTCCGAGTCGAAAGCCCTTCCTTCCGACGGCACAATGTAGCGGTGTGCTGCGCGAGAGACGGCAAACTGTACACCTTGAATTGCCAGGCGCCGGAGTCGGCATGGAGATCGGTTAAGGAAGAGTTCTTTGCGATGGCGGATTCCTTCAGCCTAATGGTTGATGTTTGATCTTGTAGATACACACACAGTTTTGTATCCGTGATTCTTGGACCTTTTATCCACTAGCCTGTAACTTCCCTTGTGAATTTCACGGTTTCGTTTAGCTGAGAAGTAAAATGTAACATAAATAAATATTGAAGCGGAAGTGATAAATATTTCTGTATCATGGTGTTCTTTGTGACATCCATGTGTGAAGTTTGAACTCTGAACGAAACATCTCTGATTCCTCTGAAGGAATTATTCAGAATTTATCCGTAACTGAAGATGAACTTTGCTGCTGATTCAGATGTACTTGTCGGCTATCTCCACGAGGAGATCCGAGAGCTCCCTGGGCTTGGAGAACATGGGCATGTGATCGGCCCCCTGGAGCCCCCGTACCTCCGTGCCGGGGCTCCACGATGCCATCCGCCGCTGGAACTCCGGCGACCACGAGACGTCCTCCTCGGCGATGATGTACACGCGGCTCACCGCGCCGTACCTCTCCGCCGTGAGGACCTCCTCGTTCATCGTGGCGTCGTCCACGAACTGCCGCGACGGCCTGACCAGCATCGTCGCCAGCGTCAGGTCCTCCGGCGGGCTGAGCTGATACAGCCGCTGCGCCATGTACTCCGGCCCCAGCAGGAACGTCTTGCAAGCGCGCTCCGGGTCGTCGCCGCCGGTGGTCTCGATCACGCTGTCCATGAAGAAACCCGGGCCCCTTTCTTGCGCAAACTATAAAATCGAGTGTGTTAGGATCATGGAGGCAGGTGGCGTAGGGGTGTGGATCGAGTGGGCGCGCGCGGCGCTCACCTGTTCGGAGACGAACTTGAGGGGCTTCCCGGCGGCCGGCATGGCGGCGGAGGCGAAGACGGCGACGGCGACCCTGTCCGGGTGCGCCTGCATGGCCAGCGCGAGGCTCTGGCCGCCGTAGCTGTGGCCCACCAACACCGCCTTCTCCCCGGGCGGCAGCGCCGCCAGCGAGTCCAGCAGCGGCCGGCTGTACTCCTCGAACGAGCCCACCTCCTCCGCGCGCCCTGGCCTGGCGCCGCACGCGGCCATGTCGAGCGCGTCGACGCGGTGGCCGGCGGACCGCAGGGCCATGGCCACCCTGTACCAGCTCCACGCGCCGTGGCAGACGCCGTGCACGAGCAC from Triticum urartu cultivar G1812 chromosome 3, Tu2.1, whole genome shotgun sequence encodes:
- the LOC125545901 gene encoding probable esterase PIR7A — translated: MSQSKILFVQHNHHSYKSGEMDVIMWRGLPPHLSSLCRDPVQESSLARMESAAGEERPRGHRFVLVHGVCHGAWSWYRVAMALRSAGHRVDALDMAACGARPGRAEEVGSFEEYSRPLLDSLAALPPGEKAVLVGHSYGGQSLALAMQAHPDRVAVAVFASAAMPAAGKPLKFVSEQFAQERGPGFFMDSVIETTGGDDPERACKTFLLGPEYMAQRLYQLSPPEDLTLATMLVRPSRQFVDDATMNEEVLTAERYGAVSRVYIIAEEDVSWSPEFQRRMASWSPGTEVRGLQGADHMPMFSKPRELSDLLVEIADKYI
- the LOC125545903 gene encoding psbP domain-containing protein 7, chloroplastic yields the protein MDTAAAPRRHQQHPALGGGRRRGRRGGAAPVRCSGSPAQEFAALASVFRRRLVVGASTAAAAAVGANFGGVTSFLLGLSPELGRSLRLDVLYPVGGFTRCLDSDSGFEFIYPANWVGDQTILYNQIKKAELQRSLDPPPLTNGSSPSRPRNVSGPVAAFGPPGSNGELNVSVIVSTVPQDFSIESFGGPKDVGEVVLRRIARTKRNPDISATLIDAALREDTVNNVKYYKLEFRVESPSFRRHNVAVCCARDGKLYTLNCQAPESAWRSVKEEFFAMADSFSLMVDV